A genomic segment from uncultured Alistipes sp. encodes:
- a CDS encoding site-specific integrase has translation MLPRTTFSVVFFCKKTKVTKKGKAPIYARITTTGQSTEVYTQCQIEPDRWNQRLERSLYKDEVDQQINRIIASYRASILAAYDRLIQENRTPTCFAVKQLLGSATSSRMLLAEFGKYCEKRQQEAGTRITQLTANKYHRLLRYMTEYIRQVYGKEDLPLETVDYAYVDGLSTYMQTAYNCHNNGAVNLLCCLKNFLLYAVRNEWIEKNPFRFYKMKIDKTNVKIPLTKAELDLLLKRPMPNERLERIRDVFCFCALTGLAFTDVDHLRSEHITTDENGTLWIHKPREKTAVVSRIPLLPHPIRILQKYGRDPELRLKGKLLPVPSNQKMNAYLKEIADICLINKNLTVHLARHTFATLAIEYGMPIDIIAKILGHSNTNMTRHYAKISEANISREMQKIGKILTY, from the coding sequence ATGTTGCCACGAACCACCTTCAGCGTCGTCTTCTTCTGCAAGAAGACCAAAGTCACGAAAAAGGGCAAGGCCCCGATCTATGCCCGCATCACCACGACCGGCCAGTCGACCGAAGTCTACACGCAGTGCCAGATTGAGCCGGATCGCTGGAACCAGCGCCTCGAACGTTCGCTCTACAAGGACGAGGTCGACCAGCAGATCAACCGCATCATCGCCAGCTACCGGGCCTCGATCCTTGCCGCCTATGACCGGCTGATCCAGGAGAACAGGACGCCGACCTGCTTTGCCGTCAAACAACTGCTGGGCTCCGCCACTTCGAGCCGGATGCTGCTGGCGGAGTTCGGCAAATACTGCGAGAAACGGCAGCAGGAGGCCGGCACCCGTATCACACAGCTCACGGCCAACAAGTACCACCGCCTGCTGCGCTATATGACCGAATATATCCGGCAGGTGTATGGCAAGGAGGATCTTCCGCTGGAGACGGTCGACTACGCCTACGTCGATGGATTGAGCACCTACATGCAGACGGCCTACAACTGCCACAACAACGGAGCGGTCAATCTACTGTGCTGTTTGAAGAACTTCCTGCTTTATGCCGTCCGCAACGAGTGGATCGAGAAGAATCCCTTCCGCTTCTACAAGATGAAGATCGACAAAACGAATGTCAAGATACCGCTGACGAAGGCGGAGCTGGACCTGCTGCTGAAACGCCCGATGCCAAACGAACGGCTGGAACGGATTCGGGATGTTTTCTGCTTCTGTGCGCTGACGGGACTGGCTTTCACGGATGTCGACCACCTGCGGTCCGAGCACATCACGACCGACGAGAACGGTACTCTGTGGATTCATAAACCACGGGAGAAGACCGCAGTCGTAAGTCGGATTCCGCTGCTGCCGCATCCGATTCGGATTCTGCAAAAATACGGGCGGGATCCTGAGTTACGACTCAAAGGAAAACTGCTGCCCGTTCCGAGCAATCAGAAGATGAACGCCTACCTGAAGGAGATTGCGGATATTTGCCTGATCAACAAAAATCTGACAGTTCATCTGGCGCGCCATACGTTTGCCACGCTGGCGATTGAATACGGGATGCCAATTGATATAATCGCCAAGATCCTCGGCCACTCGAATACCAACATGACCCGTCATTATGCCAAAATATCCGAGGCGAATATCAGTCGGGAAATGCAAAAAATCGGGAAAATCTTAACGTACTGA
- a CDS encoding beta-N-acetylhexosaminidase, whose amino-acid sequence MKKLLLALVLFATGNLCIGAEAGVGIVPKPLSATVGEGEFHVTPQTGITVGREAGLRRSAELFAQWVAPTLGGELKCGDMGAISLGIDSSLDAEAYTLDVATTGITLRGGSAQGVFYGLQSLRQLIVAGRGTVAAVSIVDKPCFRYRGGMLDSGRHFWTVDEVKEFIDILAMHKMNRFHWHLTEDQGWRIEIKRYPELTRVGSVRKETLVGHLTTSSEYDRTPYGGYYTQSEIRDIVAYAAERYITVIPEIELPGHAVAALASYPWLGCRGEGYEVRTTWGISSDVYCPGKETTFEFLQNVLAEVIGLFPSKYIHIGGDECPKERWKACPLCQQRIREEGLKDEFELQSYTVRRIETWLREHGREIIGWDEILEGGVSKTATVMSWRGSEGGIAAAKAGNHVIMTPNTHCYLDYFQTKDPVHEPLGIGGFLPMREVYRLDPYEKLNDTEQDYILGVQANLWTEYIATATHLKHMLLPRLAAVAEVGWAYDRKDFADFTRRMSTLRKCYDAAGLNYATYFFDGKEE is encoded by the coding sequence GGCGTCGGCATTGTACCCAAGCCCCTGTCGGCAACCGTCGGGGAGGGTGAATTCCACGTAACCCCGCAGACGGGAATTACCGTCGGCCGCGAAGCCGGATTGCGGCGTTCGGCGGAGCTCTTCGCCCAATGGGTTGCCCCGACGCTGGGCGGCGAACTGAAATGCGGCGACATGGGCGCCATCTCGCTGGGCATAGACTCCTCGCTCGACGCCGAAGCCTACACGCTCGACGTCGCCACGACGGGCATCACCCTCCGCGGAGGATCCGCGCAGGGCGTCTTCTACGGCTTGCAGAGCCTGCGGCAGTTGATCGTCGCAGGACGAGGCACCGTAGCGGCCGTGTCGATCGTGGACAAGCCCTGTTTCAGATATCGCGGCGGCATGCTCGACTCGGGACGTCATTTCTGGACGGTCGACGAGGTCAAGGAGTTTATCGACATCCTGGCCATGCACAAGATGAACCGCTTCCACTGGCATCTGACCGAAGATCAGGGCTGGCGCATCGAAATTAAACGCTATCCGGAGCTGACCCGTGTGGGCTCGGTCCGCAAGGAGACGCTCGTCGGGCACCTTACCACGTCAAGCGAATACGACCGGACTCCCTACGGCGGCTATTACACGCAGAGCGAGATCCGCGATATCGTGGCCTATGCCGCTGAGCGTTACATCACGGTCATCCCCGAGATCGAGCTTCCCGGGCATGCTGTTGCGGCGCTTGCCTCCTACCCCTGGCTGGGATGCCGGGGCGAAGGCTACGAGGTCCGTACGACTTGGGGCATCAGTTCCGATGTCTACTGCCCGGGCAAGGAGACCACGTTCGAGTTTCTACAAAACGTCCTCGCCGAGGTGATCGGGCTCTTCCCGTCGAAATACATCCACATCGGCGGTGACGAGTGTCCGAAGGAGAGATGGAAGGCGTGCCCGCTGTGTCAGCAGCGCATCCGGGAGGAGGGGCTGAAAGATGAGTTCGAATTGCAGAGCTACACGGTCCGCCGCATCGAAACGTGGCTCCGTGAGCACGGCCGCGAGATCATCGGCTGGGACGAAATCCTCGAAGGCGGCGTGTCGAAGACCGCCACCGTCATGTCATGGCGCGGTTCCGAAGGCGGCATCGCGGCCGCCAAGGCGGGCAACCACGTCATCATGACACCCAATACCCATTGTTATCTCGACTATTTTCAGACGAAGGATCCCGTTCACGAACCGCTTGGCATCGGCGGCTTCCTACCCATGCGCGAGGTCTACCGGCTGGATCCTTACGAGAAGCTCAACGACACGGAGCAAGACTATATTCTGGGCGTGCAGGCCAACCTCTGGACGGAGTACATCGCGACGGCCACCCATCTGAAACACATGCTGCTGCCGCGACTGGCCGCCGTGGCCGAGGTTGGATGGGCCTACGACCGCAAGGATTTCGCGGATTTCACGCGCCGCATGTCGACGCTGCGCAAATGCTACGACGCCGCAGGGCTCAACTACGCCACCTATTTCTTCGACGGCAAGGAGGAGTGA
- a CDS encoding glycoside hydrolase family 20 zincin-like fold domain-containing protein has product MKKWLQTLVLFVTGNLCFSAEAYTLDVSTTGITLRGGSAQGVFYGLQSLRQLIVAGRRTITTVSIVDKSCFGYRGGMFNFGRYFWTVDEVKEFINPLVSRKYVVPIRANFFEKIISKNDAWMTMLKVKFLSVLFKIHFRKVSHIDLRVDL; this is encoded by the coding sequence ATGAAAAAATGGCTTCAGACACTCGTCCTTTTCGTAACGGGCAACCTGTGTTTCAGCGCCGAAGCCTACACACTCGACGTCTCCACGACGGGCATCACCCTCCGCGGAGGATCCGCGCAAGGTGTCTTCTATGGTTTGCAGAGCCTGCGGCAGCTGATCGTCGCGGGACGCCGTACTATAACGACCGTATCGATCGTGGACAAGTCCTGTTTCGGATATCGCGGTGGCATGTTCAACTTTGGGCGTTATTTCTGGACGGTCGACGAGGTCAAGGAGTTCATCAACCCATTGGTCAGTAGAAAATATGTTGTTCCCATTAGAGCAAATTTTTTTGAGAAAATCATATCTAAAAATGATGCTTGGATGACCATGCTTAAGGTAAAGTTTTTATCAGTTCTATTTAAAATACACTTTCGAAAAGTATCCCATATTGATTTGCGTGTTGATTTGTAA